One Ctenopharyngodon idella isolate HZGC_01 chromosome 9, HZGC01, whole genome shotgun sequence DNA window includes the following coding sequences:
- the fzd5 gene encoding frizzled-5, whose protein sequence is MRKPADKHHFTMETSGMHLVGFWLHVLLLLLQLSRLGDAASKDIVCEPITVPMCKGIGYNHTYMPNQFNHDTQDEVGLEVHQFWPLVRIRCSPDLLFFLCSMYTPICLQDYKKPLPPCRSVCERAKRGCSPLMIQYGFEWPERMSCEQLPMLGDTDRLCMDRNSTETTTLSPPFSKPTPKGTSRHRATAKSAPPQKCERDCRCRDPLVPIKKEAHPLHNRVYTGSLLNCALPCHQPYFSPDERTFTTFWIGLWSVLCFVSTLTTVATFLIDMERFKYPERPIIFLAACYLFVSLGYIVRLLAGHERVACEGSGDQQHILYDTTGPALCTLVFLLIYFFGMASSIWWVVLSFTWFLAAGMKWGNEAIAGYSQYFHLAAWLVPSVKTIAVLALSSVDGDPVAGICYVGNQSLESLRGFVLAPLVVYLFTGSLFLLAGFVSLFRIRSVIKQGGTKTDKLEKLMIRIGLFTVLYTVPATIVVACLVYEQHYRPGWERALACSCPSERQRLGMGPDYAVFMLKYFMCLVVGITSGVWIWSGKTLESWRRFVARYMPCRTRKPPVSGSSMYSEASTALTARAGTAPTGTYHKSAPSSHV, encoded by the coding sequence ATGAGGAAACCTGCAGATAAGCATCATTTCACCATGGAGACCTCTGGGATGCACCTGGTCGGATTTTGGCTTCAtgttctgctgctgctgctgcaactGTCTCGGCTCGGCGATGCTGCCTCTAAGGATATAGTGTGCGAGCCCATCACCGTACCGATGTGCAAAGGGATCGGATACAATCACACCTACATGCCCAACCAGTTCAATCATGACACTCAGGATGAAGTCGGCTTGGAAGTGCACCAGTTTTGGCCACTTGTCCGAATCCGTTGCTCCCCGGACTTGCTTTTCTTCCTGTGCAGTATGTACACCCCAATCTGCCTTCAGGACTACAAAAAACCTTTGCCGCCTTGCAggtctgtgtgtgagagagctaAAAGGGGTTGCTCCCCCCTCATGATCCAGTATGGGTTTGAGTGGCCAGAGCGGATGAGTTGCGAGCAGCTGCCCATGTTGGGTGACACCGATAGGCTTTGTATGGATAGGAACAGCACTGAGACTACAACTTTATCACCTCCTTTCTCCAAACCCACTCCTAAGGGAACATCACGACATAGAGCCACTGCAAAATCCGCTCCTCCGCAGAAGTGTGAACGTGACTGCCGTTGTCGAGACCCCCTGGTGCCCATCAAAAAAGAAGCACATCCTCTCCATAACCGTGTATATACTGGCTCTTTACTCAACTGTGCTTTGCCCTGCCACCAACCTTACTTTTCCCCTGATGAGCGTACCTTCACAACCTTCTGGATCGGACTGTGGTCGGTGCTGTGCTTTGTCTCGACGCTTACCACCGTGGCCACTTTCCTCATCGACATGGAGCGTTTCAAATATCCAGAGCGGCCGATTATCTTCCTTGCTGCTTGTTATCTGTTTGTGTCGCTGGGGTACATCGTGCGACTGCTCGCGGGCCACGAGCGAGTAGCTTGCGAGGGCTCCGGCGACCAACAGCACATCCTCTACGACACCACGGGTCCGGCCCTTTGCACGCTGGTTTTCCTGCTCATTTACTTCTTTGGAATGGCCAGCTCCATCTGGTGGGTGGTGCTTTCCTTCACCTGGTTTCTGGCGGCAGGAATGAAATGGGGTAACGAGGCCATTGCGGGCTACTCTCAGTACTTCCACCTTGCTGCTTGGCTCGTTCCTAGCGTCAAGACCATCGCTGTCTTGGCTTTGAGTTCTGTGGATGGAGACCCAGTGGCTGGGATCTGTTACGTCGGCAATCAGAGCTTGGAGAGCTTACGTGGCTTCGTATTGGCGCCTCTGGTCGTCTACCTCTTCACCGGCTCCCTCTTCCTGCTGGCTGGCTTTGTTTCCCTCTTCCGGATCCGTAGTGTCATTAAACAGGGCGGCACAAAGACAGACAAGCTAGAGAAGTTAATGATCCGGATTGGGCTCTTTACCGTCCTTTACACGGTGCCCGCAACTATTGTGGTAGCATGCCTGGTGTACGAGCAACATTACAGGCCAGGTTGGGAGCGGGCGCTGGCCTGTTCTTGCCCATCAGAGCGCCAGCGGCTCGGCATGGGCCCGGACTATGCCGTCTTCATGTTGAAGTACTTCATGTGTCTTGTAGTAGGCATTACCTCAGGTGTTTGGATCTGGTCAGGGAAGACTCTGGAGTCCTGGAGGCGCTTTGTGGCAAGGTACATGCCCTGTAGGACCCGGAAGCCACCTGTATCGGGCTCGTCCATGTACAGCGAAGCCAGTACCGCTCTCACAGCCCGAGCTGGAACAGCACCCACTGGGACCTATCACAAATCAGCACCCTCATCACATGTCTGA
- the creb1b gene encoding cyclic AMP-responsive element-binding protein 1b — translation MTMESGADAQQGADTAVSENENQQLTQAQIATLAQVTMAAGHASATGPTVTLVQLPNGQTVQVHGVIQAAQPSVIQSPQVQTVQISTVAESEDSQESVDSVTDSQKRREILSRRPSYRKILNDLSSDAPGVPRIEEEKSEEDTAPAITTVTVPTPIYQTSSGQYIAITQGGAIQLANNGTDGVQGLQTLTMTNAAAAQPGTTILQYAQTSDGQQILVPSNQVVVQAASGDVQAYQIRTAPTSTIAPGVVMASSPALPSQGGAEEATRKREVRLMKNREAARECRRKKKEYVKCLENRVAVLENQNKTLIEELKALKDLYCHKSE, via the exons ATGACCATGGAGTCGGGAGCCGATGCCCAGCAGGGTGCAGACACTGCGGTCTCTGAAAATGAGAACCAACAGCTCACACAGGCCCAAATCGCCACTCTTGCACAG GTAACGATGGCTGCCGGACACGCAAGTGCCACAGGGCCCACTGTCACCCTAGTGCAGCTGCCCAATGGTCAGACAGTGCAGGTGCACGGAGTTATCCAGGCAGCTCAACCTTCAGTCATTCAGTCACCACAGGTGCAAACTGTCCAG ATTTCCACAGTAGCGGAGAGTGAGGACTCACAGGAGTCAGTGGACAGCGTGACCGACTCTCAAAAACGAAGAGAGATCCTTTCTAGACGCCCCTCATATAG GAAAATCCTGAATGACCTGTCATCAGACGCTCCAGGAGTTCCGAGAATCGAAGAAGAGAAATCTGAGGAGGACACTGCGCCTGCCATCACTACAGTGACAGTGCCAACCCCAATATATCAGACCAGCAGCGGCCAGTACA TCGCCATTACACAGGGTGGAGCCATTCAGCTTGCAAATAACGGCACAGATGGAGTGCAGGGATTGCAGACTCTCACCATGACTAATGCGGCAGCAGCCCAGCCAGGGACCACCATCCTGCAGTATGCCCAGACCAGTGATGGTCAGCAGATACTGGTGCCCAGCAATCAAGTAGTGGTACAAG CTGCTTCTGGAGATGTGCAGGCCTATCAAATTCGTACTGCCCCAACCAGCACTATTGCTCCAGGTGTGGTCATGGCATCCTCTCCGGCCCTGCCAAGCCAAGGAGGTGCTGAAGAGGCCACACGCAAAAGGGAAGTCCGCCTCATGAAAAAcag AGAGGCTGCTCGTGAGTGCCGTCGGAAGAAAAAGGAATATGTCAAGTGTCTGGAGAACCGTGTGGCCGTTTTGGAGAACCAGAACAAAACGCTCATCGAGGAACTCAAGGCACTCAAAGACCTATACTGTCACAAATCAGAGTGA
- the ccnyl1 gene encoding cyclin-Y-like protein 1: MGNTVSCCVSPSGSPKLPRQVERLEDYQINTDLSDDTGPYLQHISDREVPDDLALESNPSDHARASTIFLSKSQTDVRDRRKSNHINHVSPGLLSKKYSSCSTIFIDDSTVSQPNLKSTIKCVTLAIYYHIKNRDSNRSLDIFDEKMHPLSREQVPDDYSRTDPEHKLIYRFVRTLFSAAQLTAECAIVTLVYLERLLTYAELDICPSNWKRIVLGAILLASKVWDDQAVWNVDYCQILKDITVEDMNEMERHFLELLQFNINVPASVYAKYYFDLRSLADDNNLSFPLEPLSNERAQKLEAISRLCEDKYKDLSRVAMRRSFSADNLVGIRRSNAVLS, from the exons ATGGGGAATACAGTGTCCTGCTGCGTGTCTCCCAGTGGGAGCCCCAAACTACCCCGGCAGGTGGAACGTCTGGAGGACTATCAGATCAACACAGACCTGAGCGATGACACCGGTCCATACCTGCAGCACATCAGTGACCGAGAGGTGCCCGATG ATCTGGCTTTAGAGTCCAACCCCTCAGATCATGCCCGCGCCAGCACGATCTTCCTTAGCAAGTCACAGACGGATG TACGGGATAGGAGGAAAAGCAATCACATAAACCAC GTCTCACCTGGTCTGCTTTCAAAGAAGTACAGCTCCTGCTCTACAATATTCATTGATGACAGTACCGTTAGTCAGCCCAACCTGAAAAGCACAATCAAATG TGTCACTTTAGCAATATATTATCACATTAAAAACAG GGATTCCAATAGGTCATTGGACATCTTTGATGAAAAAATGCACCCCTTATCT AGGGAGCAGGTTCCTGATGATTACTCCCGCACAGACCCCGAACACAAACTCATCTATCGATTCGTCCGGACACTGTTCAGCGCGGCACAGCTCACGGCCGAGTGTGCGATTGTCACTCTG GTATATTTGGAGAGGCTGTTGACGTATGCTGAGCTGGACATTTGCCCATCTAACTGGAAGAGGATTGTTCTTGGAGCCATCCTGTTGGCCTCAAAAGTCTGGGACGATCAGGCCGTGTGGAACGTCGATTACTGTCAGATCCTCAAAGACATCACTGTTGAGGACAT GAACGAGATGGAAAGACATTTTCTGGAGCTGCTGCAGTTTAACATTAACGTACCGGCCAGCGTCTATGCCAAGTATTACTTTGACCTGCGCTCTTTAGCAGACGACAACAACCTGAGCTTTCCTTTGGAGCCACTAAGCAATGAACGAGCGCAGAAACTAGAG gcAATCTCAAGACTATGTGAGGATAAGTACAAAGATCTGAGTAGAGTGGCCATGAGGAGATCATTCAGCGCAGACAACCTTGTGGGCATCCGCAGATCCAACGCCGTTCTTTCTTAG